From Neisseria cinerea:
CTGAAAGAGCTTGCCAAACGCTGGAATCCGCCCGTTGCCAAAAGCGTCGTCAAACGCGGTTCGCACAAGGCATTGGACGACATTTTGGAAAGCATCGAAGAAATGCGCCACTACCGCGAACACTTTCTGATTTCCGCCACCAAACCCGATACGGAATAAGAAACAAAAAATGCCGTCTGAAACGCTGTTTGCATTTCAGACGGCATTTTTAACTTTCGGCAATCAGCCTGCCATCGCTTTGAACACTTCACCCGCCACGGCGACCGTTTCGTCAATCAAAACCGGCGTATGCGCGGCGGAAACAAAACCTGCTTCATAAGCAGACGGGCCGAAGGCAATGCCGCGGTCGAGCATACCGTGGAAGAAGCGTTTGAAAGCGTCGATATTGGAGCGCGCCATGTCGCCGTAGTTTTGCGGCGTATGGCTGGCAAAATACAGGCCGAACATACCGCCCACGCTGTCGGCGGTGAACTCGATACCGTGCGCTTTGGCGGCGGCGGCAAGCCCGTCGGCGAGGCGGTGGGTCAAGGCAGTCAGGTCTTCATAGAAGCCTTCGCGCTGGATGATTTCCAGCGTTTTCAAGCCTGCGGCGACGGCAATCGGGTTGCCCGACAAGGTGCCTGCCTGATACACGCCGCCCAGCGGGGAAATACATTCCATAATGTCTTTACGGCCGCCGAACGCGGCAAGCGGCATACCGCCGCCGATGACTTTGCCCATCGTGGTCAGGTCGGGCGTGATGCCGTGCAGCGATTGTGCGCCGCCGAGCGCGACGCGGAAACCGGTCATCACTTCGTCGTAAATCAACACAGCGCCGTGTTTTTCGGTCAATTCGCGCAGGGCTTTGACGAAGGCTTCGGTCGGTCGGACAAGGTTCATATTTCCGACGAAAGGCTCCAAAATCACACAGGCAATATCATTGCCGCTTTGAGCAAAGGCTTCTTCGAGTTGGGCGATGTTGTTGTATTCGAGTACCAAAGTATGTTTGGTAAAGTCGGCAGGCACACCGGCGGAAGAAGGATTGCCGAAGGTAAGCAGACCGCTGCCTGCTTTCACCAACAGGCTGTCGGAATGGCCGTGGTAGCAGCCTTCAAATTTGATGATTTTGTCGCGACCGGTAAAACCGCGTGCCAGACGGATGGCGGTCATGGTGGCTTCGGTACCGGAGCTGACAAGGCGCAGCCGTTCGACGGACGGCATGATTTTGGCGATTTCTTCGGCGATGACGATTTCGCCTTCGGTAGGCGCGCCGAACGACAAACCGCCCAAGGCAGCTTCGCGCACGGCTTCGATGACTTCGGGGTGCGCGTGTCCGACAATCGCAGGACCCCAAGAGCCGACATAGTCGGTGTAGCGCGTGCCGTTTTCGTCCCAAACATACGCGCCTTCGGCTTTTTTGATAAAGCGCGGCACGCCGCCGACGCTGCCGAATGCGCGGACGGGGGAATTCACGCCGCCGGGGATGATGGCTTTGGCGCGGTCGAATAAAATTTCGTTACGGTTCATATATATCCTTAAATTCCATCCTAAAGGCAGGTTTTAGGTTCTGAAACAGAAAAAGCTATTTTATCATTTTTCAGGTTTCGCCAAGGATTTGCCCGCTTCTTTGCGGATGACGTCAACCGTATCCCGGATGACGGAACGCTCGTCTTTTTCAACTTTATGTGTAAAGCGGTAGTCCCGGACAACTCCCTCCCCGTCGTAATCCACACACCACTCCCAATGTCGGCGTTCTGATTTCATATAAATGAAATTGGTCGGCAAAAAATTATAAATAGGCAGGCTGACTTCATGATAGGCATAACAGCCGAAAGGGTTGCGCTTCCCGAAACGTGCCTCTACCTCCGCCCGGGTCGTTTTGCCTTTAACAACCGTTTGTGCGATTCCCTCTTCCGTCTGATCACGCAGGAACTGATGTTCCCTGTCGCCGAAATTGCTGGTACACGCACACAGCAGCAATGCCGCCCATACAACCGGTTTCATATACATCTCCGTCAAATCAAACCTTCATTATACAGCCGTCCAAACCGGATAAATTCATATTAAAAACAATATTCTGTTTACAAAACCCACATCGTGCTATAATCCGCACCGATTTTCAGACGGCACCGTCATGCCGTCTGAAATTTTTTCATTCCAACAACAATCAGCCCCGCAATTACGGCTGCCTGAGAAAGACACAAACCATGAAAAAAGTATTTATCCGTACCTTCGGTTGCCAAATGAACGAGTACGACAGCGAAAAAATGCTGTCCGTCCTTGCCGAAGAACACGGCGGCATCGAGCAGGTTACCCAGCCCGACGACGCCGACATCATCTTGTTCAACACCTGTTCCGTGCGTGAAAAAGCGCAAGAAAAAGTTTTCTCCGATTTGGGGCGCGTCCGTCCGCTCAAAGAAAAAAATCCCGACCTCATCATCGGCGTTGCCGGCTGCGTCGCCTCTCAAGAAGGCGAAAACATCGTCAAACGCGCGCCGTATGTGGACGTGGTTTTCGGCCCGCAAACGCTGCACCGCCTGCCCAAACTCATCGTCGACAAAGAAACCACCGGTCTCTCGCAAATCGATATTTCCTTCCCCGAAATCGAGAAATTCGACCACCTGCCGCCTGCACGCGTAGAAGGCGGTTCGGCATTCATTTCCATCATGGAAGGCTGTTCCAAATACTGCTCTTACTGCGTCGTCCCTTACACCCGCGGCGAAGAATTCTCCCGCCCGCTCAACGACGTATTGACCGAGATTGCCGGCTTGGCGCAACAAGGCGTTAAAGAAATCAACCTCTTAGGCCAAAACGTCAACGCCTATCGCGGCGAAATGGAAAACGGCGAAATCTGCGACTTTGCTACTTTGTTGCGCATTGTCCACGAAATCCCCGGCATCGAACGCCTGCGCTTTACCACCAGCCATCCGCGCGAATTTACCGACGCGATTATCGAGTGCTACCGCGACCTGCCGAAGCTGGTTTCCCACCTGCACCTACCGATTCAAAGCGGTTCCGACCGCGTATTGAGCGCGATGAAACGCGGCTATACCGCTTTGGAATACAAATCCATCATCCGCAAACTGCGCGCCATCCGTCCTGATTTGTGCCTCAGCTCCGACTTTATCGTCGGCTTCCCGGGCGAGACCGAGCGCGAGTTCGAGCAAACCTTGAAACTGGTCAAAGACATTGCCTTCGACTTGAGCTTCGTCTTTATTTACAGTCCGCGCCCTGGCACGCCTGCCGCCAACCTGCACGACGACACACCGCATGAAGAAAAAGTGCGCCGCCTCGAAGCTTTGAACGAAGTCATCGAAGCCGAAACCGCGCGCATCAACCAAACCATGGTCGGCACGGTTCAACGCTGTTTGGTCGAAGGTATCTCCAAAAAAGACCCTGACCAACTGCAAGCCCGTACTGCCAACAACCGCGTGGTCAACTTTACCGGCACACCCGACATGATTAACCAAATGATCGATTTGGAAATCACCGAGGCCTACACCTTCTCCCTGCGCGGCAAAGTTGTCGAAGCCTAAGTCTTCCCCACTGTAAAAATGCCGTCTGAATCCGGTTTCAGACGGCATTTCCCACTTTGCGACGAACATCAGAACGTTTTGTTAAACTCAACAAACGCTCTGTTTTTTTCGTATTCATTCATCACATCGTTACTCCATGTTTCACGGTGCGACAAGGTCAGGCGCGGTGTGATGCCTTTAATATGCAACGCACGGTGCCAAAGGCTCAACGAAGTATCCAGTTCCCTATCCCTGCGCCTTTCCCCTTTAAAACTGCTGAAGAAGCTGGTTTTTTCATAACGCCTTTGCGCCACACCGACCCGAAGCAGCGAGGACAAACCGCTGCCGCCCCACTCCTGCCCCCAAGCAAAACGCATACCGTAACGGTTGAAATTGTCGCCCCGGTCGGCGGGGTTGCGCTCGCGGTAAAGATCCAAACCGCCCATCCAATATTGCCGCGCATTGGGATAGTAAATCAAGGAATGGCTCAACATAAGGTTTTTGTTGTTGGAACGGTCATACCGTATATTTTTCAGATAACCTGTTTCCACAGGCGGTAAGCATCTGCAGTTTCTGCGCCAGCCAATAGTCGAAACTTACCCTCGCGCCGTTGGCATAAGAATAGGCATCGTTGCCGTAGGTCCGGCGTTCGTGAAATACCGTCAGCCCTATATCTTTACGCTGATCCGAATAGCCTGCACCGGTAGATACGCGCGCCGTCATGTCGTTAAATCTCGTGTTGTCCGGATAAATCCTGCCGAACAAATCGCCGCCCGCCGTCGCATACCATCCGTCTTTCAACGACCATTTTTTCTCCGCACCGATCTGATAGTTGACTGCCGTACCGTTCACCTGTTTCGGGAGCGTAAATTGTCCATATTCCTGCTGTTTCGGGGCCTGGTTGATATTCCGCTCTTGGGTGACGCTAAATCCGCCGTTAAATTTCCACGCATCCCGATCACGCAATGCCTTGCGGTACAATTCGACTTGTTCCATAAGCTGAGGCGGCAGGTCTTCTGTTTTCAGACGGTCGAACTGGTCTGCCGCCGCCTCGTTTTGTTTGTCTTCAAACAATGCGGCGGCAAGGCGCAGACGGACGGCGGGCGCATCGGGCTGGATGGCAATCAGTCGACGGTAATAGGAAACCGCTTCTTTCACCCTACCGTCTGCCTGCGCCAAAATCCCTTGTGCATAAAGTGCCAGCATCTTATCCTGCTGCGCCTGTTTTAGGTAAATCGGCAAAATAACTCGGATACCGGCAATATTGTTTGAAACCACTGCGGAATACATGGCACGCGACAGTAATTCGGGATTTTTCAGCAGGGTTTCTCCGTCAATCTGCAAAACTTTCCCTTTTTCCTGTACCTGTTCCGATATCTTTTCCTTGTTGACGGGTTTAACTTCCACTTCATGGATCTTGAACTCGGGCTTGTTTCTCAAATCAGGTCCGTGCGGTATTTCTTCGGCGTATGCCGCTGTTGCCAACAAAGACAGCAGCAATACCCATCTGTTTTGTGCAGTCATAAAACAGCTTTCTAAAAACAATCATTATCAATTGGGAATTGTACCAGTTTTTTACGTTACCGTTTTAAACGCCGATACCAAATATGGAGTCTGAAACACCCGGCCGTTTTTTATCGGCCAATATGGCGGCGTAGATTTTAATGAGGATAAATAAGCCGTCAAGGTAAAGACGGTATGGGGCAGTCCGGGCGATGGGCGATGCCGTATTATTCGAATGGGTACGCTATGAAAACAGCCGCCCTGCCTGAAAACGGAGGGCGGCTGACTTCAAAAAAACTATCTGCCGAGCTGCTGACCGATATAGGTCATAATCAATTCTTTTTTTTCCCAAAAAAACTTCTGCATTTTCTGTTCGGAATACAGTTTGCGAACCAGTACGGGCAGGCCGCCATGAATAATTGAGGCAATTTCTTTATTGCCCTCTTCTTCCTGCATGGCCGCCTGAAAATCCAAACCGCGGCTTTTCAGATATTCCGCAAGCTGGTTGCGGACGTGCGAATTGAGTTCGATGGATTTGAGCATTTTTCCTCCGTTTTCGGTAACGATTATATTGAATCCGTCTGTATGCCTTATTTTATCATGTTTCACGGACGGTTTGCCTGTACAATACAGCTTTTCAGTATGATGTGCTGGCATTTATGTATTCTTGGTTCAAACTGTTTCACCTGTTTTTTGTTATTTCATGGTTTGCCGGCCTGTTTTACCTGCCGAGGATTTTTGTCAATATGGCAATGATCGGTACGCCGCGCGGCAATCCCGAGTATGTGCGTCTGTCGGGCATGGCGGTGCGGTTGTACCGTTTTATGTCCCCTTTGGGCTTCGGTGCGGTCGTGTTCGGCTCGGCGATACCGTTTGCCGCCGGTTGGTGGGGCAGCGGTTGGGTACATGTCAAACTGTGTTTGGGGTTGATGCTCTTGGCCTATCAGCTGTATTGCGGCGTGCTGCTGCGTCGTTTTCAGAATTACAGCAATACTTTCTCACACCGCTGGTATCGCGTATTTAACGAAATCCCTGTACTGCTGATGATAGGTGCGCTTTACCTGGTTGTGTTCAAACCGTTTTGACGGAGTGCCTTATGACGGTAGAAATCGAACGCCGCTTTTTGATTGAAAACGACAAATGGCATCAATACGCCGATGAGCCGCTGCTCTTGAAACAGGCTTATCTTTCTGTCGAGAAAGAACGTACCGTCCGTGTCCGTATTGTCGGACAACGGGCGTGGCTGACACTGAAAGGCTATATTTCGGAACTCAGCCGCAGTGAGTTTGAATACGAAATCCCGCTTGCAGATGCGGAAAAGATGATGGAAACGATGTGCCCGTTTAAAATGGAAAAATGGCGCTATCCGGTCAGATGGGGCGGCAGTCTGTTTGAAATCGATGTTTTTCTTGGCGATAATGCGCCTTTGGTCGTTGCGGAAATCGAGTTGCCCGATGAGAATGCCGATTTTGACCGTCCGGACTGGCTGGGACGGGAAATCACTTCAGACAGCATGTTTACCAATGCATACTTGAGCAAACACCCGTTCTCAACCTGGAAATAAAATGCCGTCTGAAATACATTCAGACGGCATCTGCCTTACGATTATCTTTTGAGATAATGCACAAACGCATATGCTGTCCCTTTACTGCTAACACGTCGTTCCGTCCTCTCCGCCTCTTTCCAATACATCCGGTCTATTTCAGGGAAAAACGCATCACCTTCCACAGTCAGGCCGACTTCGGTTATCCGCAGGTCAGTCGCCCACGGCATCGCTTGTGCGTATATCTGCACACCACCCATAATGACGATTTCCTCCATATCGGCACACAATGCCAATGCAGCCTCCAAACTTGCCGCCGTTTCCGCACCTGCCGCGCAATAATCCGCCTGCCTGCTAATAACAATGTTTCTTCTTTCAGGCAGGGGTTTGACCGGTAAAGACTCCCATGTTTTCCGTCCCATTATCACCGGTTTCCCCAAGGTATATGCTTTGAAAAATGCAAAATCTTCCGGAATATGCCAAGGCATGGCGTTTCCCGCCCCAATGCACAGATTCTCCGCACACGCTGCAATTAAGGTTATTTTAGTCATGTTGTCTCCATAAAAATGCCGTCTGAAAGCTTCAGACGGCATTTTATGATATTCCGTATCAAAAATCTCAACTTGCCCGAGCAATACGTATTTTGTTGGCACCCGCCAACAATGCCAACAGTTCTTCAGTCGCATCCCAACCGATACACGCATCGGTAATGCTCTTACCGTAAACTTCCGGCTTATCCTGTCTGCCTTCTATTAAATGGCTTTCTACCATTACACCCATAATATTGCTCCCGTCCTGTTCCAATTGGGCGGCAATATCCCGTGCCACGTCCATCTGCTTGGTATAATCCTTACGGCTGTTAGCATGGCTGCAATCAATCATCAGCTTATCATTTACACCGGCCGCCTTTAACTGCTCAACCGCAGCACTGACGTGTTCCGCATCATAATTCGGCTCTTTACCGCCCCGCAAAATAACATGACAATCTGGATTGCCACTGGTATGGACAATGGCGGAATGTCCGGCTT
This genomic window contains:
- the hemL gene encoding glutamate-1-semialdehyde 2,1-aminomutase, giving the protein MNRNEILFDRAKAIIPGGVNSPVRAFGSVGGVPRFIKKAEGAYVWDENGTRYTDYVGSWGPAIVGHAHPEVIEAVREAALGGLSFGAPTEGEIVIAEEIAKIMPSVERLRLVSSGTEATMTAIRLARGFTGRDKIIKFEGCYHGHSDSLLVKAGSGLLTFGNPSSAGVPADFTKHTLVLEYNNIAQLEEAFAQSGNDIACVILEPFVGNMNLVRPTEAFVKALRELTEKHGAVLIYDEVMTGFRVALGGAQSLHGITPDLTTMGKVIGGGMPLAAFGGRKDIMECISPLGGVYQAGTLSGNPIAVAAGLKTLEIIQREGFYEDLTALTHRLADGLAAAAKAHGIEFTADSVGGMFGLYFASHTPQNYGDMARSNIDAFKRFFHGMLDRGIAFGPSAYEAGFVSAAHTPVLIDETVAVAGEVFKAMAG
- a CDS encoding glucosamine-fructose-6-phosphate aminotransferase — translated: MKPVVWAALLLCACTSNFGDREHQFLRDQTEEGIAQTVVKGKTTRAEVEARFGKRNPFGCYAYHEVSLPIYNFLPTNFIYMKSERRHWEWCVDYDGEGVVRDYRFTHKVEKDERSVIRDTVDVIRKEAGKSLAKPEK
- the miaB gene encoding tRNA (N6-isopentenyl adenosine(37)-C2)-methylthiotransferase MiaB, with product MKKVFIRTFGCQMNEYDSEKMLSVLAEEHGGIEQVTQPDDADIILFNTCSVREKAQEKVFSDLGRVRPLKEKNPDLIIGVAGCVASQEGENIVKRAPYVDVVFGPQTLHRLPKLIVDKETTGLSQIDISFPEIEKFDHLPPARVEGGSAFISIMEGCSKYCSYCVVPYTRGEEFSRPLNDVLTEIAGLAQQGVKEINLLGQNVNAYRGEMENGEICDFATLLRIVHEIPGIERLRFTTSHPREFTDAIIECYRDLPKLVSHLHLPIQSGSDRVLSAMKRGYTALEYKSIIRKLRAIRPDLCLSSDFIVGFPGETEREFEQTLKLVKDIAFDLSFVFIYSPRPGTPAANLHDDTPHEEKVRRLEALNEVIEAETARINQTMVGTVQRCLVEGISKKDPDQLQARTANNRVVNFTGTPDMINQMIDLEITEAYTFSLRGKVVEA
- a CDS encoding CopD family protein, which codes for MYSWFKLFHLFFVISWFAGLFYLPRIFVNMAMIGTPRGNPEYVRLSGMAVRLYRFMSPLGFGAVVFGSAIPFAAGWWGSGWVHVKLCLGLMLLAYQLYCGVLLRRFQNYSNTFSHRWYRVFNEIPVLLMIGALYLVVFKPF
- a CDS encoding CYTH domain-containing protein — protein: MTVEIERRFLIENDKWHQYADEPLLLKQAYLSVEKERTVRVRIVGQRAWLTLKGYISELSRSEFEYEIPLADAEKMMETMCPFKMEKWRYPVRWGGSLFEIDVFLGDNAPLVVAEIELPDENADFDRPDWLGREITSDSMFTNAYLSKHPFSTWK
- a CDS encoding dihydrofolate reductase — protein: MTKITLIAACAENLCIGAGNAMPWHIPEDFAFFKAYTLGKPVIMGRKTWESLPVKPLPERRNIVISRQADYCAAGAETAASLEAALALCADMEEIVIMGGVQIYAQAMPWATDLRITEVGLTVEGDAFFPEIDRMYWKEAERTERRVSSKGTAYAFVHYLKR